In the Arthrobacter sp. 31Y genome, one interval contains:
- a CDS encoding GH1 family beta-glucosidase, whose protein sequence is MNAQDAGSVEDLAARLRPGFTLGVAAAAFQIEGSLTADGRGPSGWDAFSEKPGAIVDGGSPAVACDHYNRSDEDIALMQELGVDSYRFSLSWPRIQPGGKGAVNQRGLDFYDRLIDKLLAAGISPMATLYHWDTPLELEHAGGWMNRDTAERFAVYCEAAAERFGDRVDHWVTMNEPVSVTVQGYALGVHAPGRQLLFDSLPAAHHQLLGHGMAVQVLRNAGVKGQIGISNMHCPVEPASNSLGDRLMTQALDLILNRIYADAILLGQYPKPPLPMKPWFRSLGTIHDGDLELISQPLDFYGLNYYYPAKVAAGPGPAEIPTGRSPEMTKVPFHLAAYQEYETTGFGWPVAPDYLALLLRDMKDRYGKALPPVYITEGGASFPEPAHVDGSLQDTNRITYLAEHLGHALTATGPGGIAEGVDLRGYYVWTLLDNFEWAAGYSQRFGLIHVDFETLERTPKESFYWYRSLVRARHHHL, encoded by the coding sequence ATGAACGCCCAGGATGCAGGCTCCGTAGAAGATCTCGCCGCCCGCCTGCGCCCAGGGTTCACGTTGGGTGTTGCGGCTGCCGCCTTCCAGATTGAGGGCTCGTTGACCGCTGACGGACGGGGGCCGTCGGGATGGGACGCGTTCTCCGAAAAGCCTGGAGCAATAGTCGACGGCGGCTCCCCCGCCGTGGCGTGCGATCACTACAACCGATCTGATGAAGACATCGCCCTGATGCAGGAGCTGGGCGTCGATTCCTATCGCTTTTCGCTTTCGTGGCCGCGCATCCAACCTGGGGGCAAAGGCGCAGTCAACCAGCGCGGTCTTGATTTTTATGATCGCCTGATCGACAAGCTCCTGGCCGCAGGGATTTCCCCCATGGCCACGCTGTACCACTGGGATACCCCGCTGGAGTTGGAGCATGCCGGGGGGTGGATGAACCGGGACACTGCCGAACGCTTCGCAGTCTACTGCGAAGCCGCCGCCGAGCGCTTCGGTGACCGGGTGGATCACTGGGTCACCATGAACGAGCCCGTGTCAGTTACCGTGCAGGGATACGCGTTGGGAGTGCACGCCCCCGGCCGGCAACTGCTCTTCGACTCACTGCCAGCGGCACATCATCAACTGCTGGGACACGGAATGGCCGTCCAGGTCCTTCGGAACGCCGGCGTTAAGGGGCAAATCGGGATTTCCAACATGCACTGCCCCGTCGAGCCCGCCAGCAACAGTCTTGGCGACCGTTTGATGACGCAGGCGTTGGACCTGATCCTCAACCGCATCTATGCAGATGCGATACTGCTCGGCCAGTACCCCAAGCCACCCCTGCCCATGAAGCCGTGGTTCCGCTCGCTGGGCACCATTCACGACGGCGATCTGGAACTCATCAGCCAACCGTTGGACTTTTATGGGCTCAATTACTACTACCCAGCGAAGGTGGCAGCCGGCCCCGGTCCGGCGGAGATCCCCACTGGAAGGTCCCCTGAGATGACCAAGGTTCCCTTCCACCTGGCCGCTTACCAGGAGTATGAGACCACTGGGTTCGGCTGGCCCGTGGCACCGGATTACTTGGCGTTGCTGCTGCGCGACATGAAGGACCGGTATGGCAAGGCACTTCCTCCCGTCTACATCACGGAAGGCGGCGCCAGCTTCCCCGAACCTGCCCATGTCGACGGATCTCTCCAGGACACCAACCGCATCACCTATCTGGCTGAACACCTTGGCCACGCCCTGACAGCAACCGGACCCGGGGGCATCGCCGAGGGCGTGGACCTTCGCGGGTATTACGTCTGGACCTTGTTGGACAACTTTGAGTGGGCGGCGGGCTACTCCCAACGATTCGGGCTGATCCACGTGGACTTCGAGACCCTGGAACGGACGCCCAAGGAATCGTTCTACTGGTATCGGTCTCTAGTCCGGGCACGCCACCATCATCTGTAG
- the tuf gene encoding elongation factor Tu: MAKAKFERTKPHVNIGTIGHVDHGKTTLTAAISKVLYDQYPDLNEQRDFASIDSAPEERQRGITINISHVEYQTEKRHYAHVDAPGHADYIKNMITGAAQMDGAILVVAATDGPMAQTREHVLLARQVGVPYLLVALNKSDMVDDEELLDLVEMEVRELLSSQGFDGDEAPVVRVSGLKALEGDPVWVKSVQDLMAAVDESVPDPVRDRDKPFLMPIEDVFTITGRGTVVTGRAERGTLAINSEVEIVGIRPIQKTTVTGIEMFHKQLDEAWAGENCGLLLRGLKRDDVERGQVVVKPGSITPHTDFEANVYILSKDEGGRHNPFYSNYRPQFYFRTTDVTGVITLPEGTEMVMPGDNTEMTVALIQPIAMEEGLGFAIREGGRTVGSGRVTNIIK, translated from the coding sequence GTGGCAAAGGCAAAGTTCGAGCGGACTAAGCCGCACGTCAACATCGGCACCATTGGTCACGTTGACCACGGTAAGACGACGCTGACTGCCGCCATTTCCAAGGTGCTGTACGACCAGTACCCGGATCTCAACGAGCAGCGCGACTTCGCGTCGATTGACTCTGCTCCGGAAGAGCGCCAGCGCGGTATTACCATCAACATCTCCCACGTGGAGTACCAGACCGAGAAGCGCCACTACGCACACGTAGACGCCCCGGGTCACGCTGACTACATCAAGAACATGATCACCGGTGCTGCCCAGATGGACGGCGCAATCCTCGTGGTTGCTGCAACCGATGGTCCGATGGCTCAGACCCGTGAGCACGTTCTGCTCGCCCGCCAGGTTGGTGTTCCCTACCTGCTGGTCGCGCTGAACAAGTCCGACATGGTTGATGACGAAGAACTCCTCGACCTCGTCGAAATGGAAGTTCGTGAGCTCCTGAGCTCGCAGGGCTTCGATGGCGATGAGGCTCCGGTTGTTCGCGTTTCCGGCCTCAAGGCTCTGGAAGGCGACCCGGTTTGGGTCAAGTCCGTCCAGGACCTGATGGCAGCAGTCGACGAGTCCGTTCCGGACCCCGTACGTGACCGCGACAAGCCGTTCCTGATGCCGATCGAGGACGTCTTCACGATCACCGGTCGTGGCACCGTTGTTACGGGCCGCGCCGAGCGTGGAACCCTCGCCATCAACTCCGAGGTTGAGATCGTTGGCATCCGCCCGATCCAGAAGACCACGGTTACTGGTATCGAGATGTTCCACAAGCAGCTCGACGAAGCATGGGCCGGCGAGAACTGTGGCCTCCTGCTCCGCGGTCTGAAGCGCGACGATGTCGAGCGTGGCCAGGTTGTCGTCAAGCCGGGTTCCATCACCCCGCACACCGACTTCGAGGCTAACGTCTACATCCTTTCCAAGGACGAAGGCGGACGTCACAACCCGTTCTACTCCAACTACCGCCCGCAGTTCTACTTCCGTACCACGGACGTAACCGGCGTTATCACCCTGCCGGAAGGCACGGAAATGGTTATGCCTGGCGACAACACTGAGATGACCGTTGCGCTCATCCAGCCGATCGCTATGGAAGAGGGCCTCGGCTTCGCTATCCGCGAAGGCGGCCGCACCGTTGGTTCGGGACGTGTTACCAACATCATCAAGTAG